TGCCACGCGTTGACGGACTCGGTGGCAAACTGACACTTGAATTGCACTTGTCACTTGTAGCTTCTTTGGCGGTAATCAAATCAACCGACTTGTCACGAACGTAAGCAATGATTTTCTGCGCCGTTTCCGCCACCTCCGGAAAAGGATCATGACCTAGATTGTAAATACCTTGCCACAGACGCAAAAATATCGACTGAAATGGTATGGCACTGGAGACCATGTTTGATATGGAACTGGAGCTAGCGCCTCGACGCATAGACACATGGCGTTCCAAACTGTGCGTCGAGTGGTGTACAATAGATGGGCTGGGTGTATTTGTCATGCCATGACTTATGCTGGCGCTGCGCTCACTACCGCTCACGGATGTGGTTAGTGCCAAAGCGGGATTCGAACTACTCATTTGCTCTTGCATGTAAACAGTGACGAACTGCGACTCAAATAACAGCACCATCCATTGTAGAGCTGCCGCCAACTCTAAGCGCACCAAAGGTGACATATCTTCACCCACTGTATCCAGGAGAGTAATGGCGATTATGCGATCAATATTATTGGCGTGCTCCTCTCGATCCGTGACTGAACTAATGAAAGTGCCCAGCGCAAAGACAGCAGCCGCACGTACTTCCGGTATGGGATCCTTAAGTAGCGGATACAGTTTTTCGTGCGCCAAGTCGCGCACACCAGACCATCGGGCTTTCTCAAAATTCTGCCAAAGCATTCCTGAGTGTAATAGTAAAAAAATGGTTGAGAAATTGgtaagtgtatgtatattttatttgctacagcTTTTGATGAGCTTAGTTAAACAGTATGTGACGTAAAATTTTATACATCAAAAGGAAACTCCAAGTCATCAGAATAGAAGCAAATCATTAACAAAACTAAATACATTTCATTGTCGTACCTAAGCATATGGCCAGCCATTGACGTAGCAGCCAACTTTCGTCGTTCAGTTGTTCCAAACAAATAGACACCAATGAACCTTGCAAAGCACTCGTTTTGCCCAGCAAGAAGTCATTAACTATGCAAGCCAACACAAATGCGGAGAGCGTGCGATGTTCCTTGGAAACTGATGTATCTTGTAGTACTGATAGAAAGTATTTATGCTCCTTGACCAAATCCACCTGACAATTTGGGTCGACTGCAAGTATTTTGGCCCATATAAATACCAGTACTGGACGCAACTCTTTCGCCGAGCTTTGTAGTAGTTTAAGTACGTAAGGGAAGATGCCTACACCCAGAGCTAAATTCACCGCCCATGGACCCAGGTCGAGGAAGCGTGCTAGTAGTTCTAGTGCACGTAGACGGTGCACTTGCGACAGCAGAACTTGTAAAACTATGGGTAACTGCTCTGGAGGAGATCTTGATTCGGATTCACGATCGAGCCAAACTTGGAAAGCCGTTAGTTGTTGTTCGAAAAATGGTAATTGACGATATGGTGCACCTTTCTCCAGTATTTCAGGCAATTGCTGTAAAGCGTAATCGACAACTAAATCCCAAGCAGACCACATGTGATGCCGAAAGCAGGGAGGTAATGCTGGATGCGAAACAGGTGTGCAATCATGTGAACGTAAAATTCTTTCAGCAAGTAGAAAGTTGCGAAATAGACTGGCAACTAGCAAGTCTTGCCTAAATAAGCGCTGAAATAGTTCGCGTGGTAGCGTGTTCCAAGCAATGGTGTCGGTTATTGCGGTGAATATCCAATTCAACTCGCCCATCATTGTCCGTCGATCATTTACTTTTCCGGGTATTTTATCGACCTGCTCACTTTGAATGAGCGGTACTAATTCGAATTTCTCCTGCATTGTATACCATTTTAATGCGATATTGATGGGCGTCGTTAGGCAGGAAGTAAAGAGATCTGCAGGAAGATTGGCATTCATCGGCAATATCTCATTGACCGAACAGGCGGCCAAATGTATGCAGTTTTTATAGCTTACAAATGGCGTCAGCAGAGAAGATGCCTGCCCAGATCCAATGCGTTGACTAGATCTCTCTAAGTCTCTTTCATGTTGTTCTGCAAATTGCTGGAACGAATTTATAATTATGCCGGCGTTTGAACAATCGTATACGTAAATTGATGGTGCACCCATCCAGCTTTGTAACTCAAATATGCTTAAAGGTATGTATTGTGTGAACGTTTTATTGAACACCCAAATTTCACCATTTGCCGTGGGCTTTGGCACGCCATGCCCATTGTAATGGAATAGTATGCGCTCACCTTTCGCATTGCGGCGCAATGAAGTGCACAACTTCTTTACATCTTCTGATGTTGGATCATGACATTTCTTATAACGCGCACGAGGCTGCCATCGTTCATATTGCATTTGGAGATTATTACCTATCAGTTCCATAGCTTTTGGTGCTGATACAGAAGACGGGTCAACCCAACACTCCAAGCGTGCACATGGTTGTATTTTAACAACGTCCGGTGGATCAACGCCTATGTTAAGGCAGAGCACTAACACCACACTAGCGGTTTTCATACGTTCTCGTATGCGCCATGCCACTGCTTTGCATTTTATGCCCTCTATTCTCTCTTGATGCCGTTTAGCTTGAAAACAGAGTGGACAATGTTTGTCAGGCACTATAATACCAAAGGAGCCATTTGTCAACTGTTGCAGAATCGGTAACATTTGTGGATTATCAGACATCGACGTTTTCCTGCTGCTAACCATTGAGGTAGAAAGACGTCCATAATTGCGAACACTAtccatttatatacaaaatttcgggATCAGCTTACTCCTTTTGATATACTGCAAATATCAATAACAGTCTGTCAAAAGGTCGATTATAAATGACCCTGACCGACTTTAGGCCGACTTTGCCTGTGACACTTATTTTCCCAATTAGCTGGCTGAACTTCCAAATTTGAGTTGCTTATAAAACTTCTGCACTATGTAAAAATATAGCTGCGTCCAAAAGTTTTTGTCGATCGGTATATAATGCTCAACACTTTGAAGCCGCTTTTTGGATATCTCAGACCCACCTAAGCCCGATATCCCGTAACTGTTCAATACATAGAGCAATACAATTTGTCGATGGAGACTAATAACAAAGCACAATTTTTGTTACATTCGCTTTATAACACATCACTTTTGCGCATTTTGTATGCACTTAACGACTTTAATGCGTTTCTAACTTTTAATTAccacaatttttttacttttaattgaaaaccaCGTTAGACTGAAAAATACGCAGCATTCTTTTAATTCCTTACCGCATTTGACGTTTGTATTAAGTTTTATTGGTTATTCTGCTTTAGTTGGCAGTTCGCGTCTTTTGTGTTTGCTTGCCCCTTTCGTCAATAACATTTGAGTTCAGCCGATAGAGTTGCCGTTGTTTATCACAGCATACAAATTTTAACCCTAACACTACTCGAAGAAATATTTCCATACTACTATTAATTAACATGTGGTATAGAATTTAAGACTTTCCAAAATAAAACTTATCACATTCAACAAGATTAGGTGGTAGGAAAATATATTCACTCACCCTTAAAACTGGGTCCTTATGTACAGCCTCTGGGTATTCTATCGGTGCAATGTTTTCTCTTCCAAAAAGGCCAGAGGTAAAACTCTCTGCGCTCTTTAGTGTGCGCTGCGTCttcgtatatttaaaataatataggTTAGGATCATACTCGTCAACTAAAAGGCTTGGAAAACGTTTTTGCATTCGTTCTGCCAATTCCTCCAACTCTTGCTCCCCTTCACTGGTAAGATATTTCTCTTCTTCGCTGTTAACATCAAAACGCCAACGACGTAATCGAGCCAATTCTTCAGGGCATAACCTAGTTTGAGGGTTCGTTACAATCTCCTCCTTCAATCGACCTAGCTTTGATTTTGCTCCCTCAATGTGCTCTTTGCTGGGATTGCGCGTACCATGCCTTATCACTGACCAAATACGAGTTGGTCGACATTCTATTTAAgatgatgaaattaaatattaattatattatagtagCTTTAAGTTTCCATATTGTATTCATCGTACCACTATACGTGATGGGTTTATCGTCCAAGTTTGCCACAACGCGATAAGGAGTTTTCGTAGATAGGTGAGACTCGATATCTTGTCGTTTTAGTTGTGAACATTGTGGCTCCAATAACAGCTCTACAGAATCCGACGCAACTTGCTCTGTTTTAGCAACAGCGTGTAGCACAAGACACCCAATGtcaatcaacaaaaacaaatggaCTAGGCACTTTATCATTTCTGCAGTATTCCACGTGAATAGTTGCAAAAATTtgtcaattaaataaaacaggaaatttagttaaattataaaataggaGAGGACacacaaattataaaaattacacacGACAGAAGAAACAAGAAACAgtgaataaaaagaaatgtcaaatatgtaaacaaatcttaacaaatatatacatatgaaagcAGCACAAGAGACAAACTCCCACAAAATCCAAAACAATGATGTGCTGGCAAATACCGGCTTTAAAAATAATGAGTAATTACGGAGCGAATTCTGGTAAGACTTGACGTTTTTAAATGATGTTTTAAAgtttatatgcaaaataaataaaagtacacATATTGTAGTTACTTTTTGATGTTcacaaaaagttataaaattagaaaagaatgtataatttattacagGCTAatccaataatttttatttgacttaAACAGTTTTCTTAAAACAGTAATGATGTATGGTTGTTGTATATAACTATTGGAAACAGTCCTAAAAATGTAGATACGATTGTCGTCTGTAAAAGGAGTGTTAGGAttcaattaatatatacatatgtagtattttAAGTTACAATAAGCGGTAATATAGTAGATACATGGTTAAATACAAatccaatttaaaaaatattcgggATTGACATCGAATTAGGCCAGTGTGTTTCTGTGGGAGTCTACAGTTTCACTGCAAGTGATAGaactgaaaactaaaaaatgccAATTAAAGAgttataataaaatactttgaTGATTTCATTATTTACCTGTCTATATATTCTAATAACGATAACTTCGACTCCCGACCCCACGAATTCCATATATACAttgataattatttaaatatttgcatagatAGCATATGGGCGctctaaatatgtacacacgCTCACACAAACACAGAAAGCAAGTGTAATCATCTGGCGCGCAACGACCAACCCCACTATTATCGTTTATAAAGCTTGCATATACTCATATGTACTTGCCTACATATgaacatgtgtgtgtatgtcatGGCCAAGTGCGTGGCCAACTCAGAACAGCGACAGCcgcagcaaaagcaacaacagcacgaGCATTAAAAACGGCAGCAGTGATGACTGTATGCTTTTGAGCCAAATCGAGATGCGCTGCCGTGGAATCAGTAGTTTGCGGGTAATCGAGCGAAATGGTTGAACGATTCGGCTTGGCTTCACGAACGCAACAAAAGCCAATGGCAATAAAAACAcactaaatatatgtacttgtaaatATTGCTAAAATTATAGTCTATGGAAAGTTGTATGAATTCTTAAACGCAAAAATAGTGAAACGCGAAAACAAAGTAAAACGCATAATCAAAATTAAGTGAGTGCATGTAAAAACCGAAAGCAGAGGCTTGTGTATGCATATTGCTTGAATATGGTTGCGAATTCATAAGCCAACACGAAGGATAACAGCCATATAGTACGAAGtactgttatatacatatgtacgtataattCGGATTCGGTGGCGAATTGAGCGGCACACTtacatttatatgcatgtatcaACATGTCTACGAACATATAATATGAAATTGAGTGAAATGTGTATTAggtgcaaaacaaaaaaaaatagcaaagtgaaaaaataaataataaatttgtatatatgtacatatgtatgtatgaatgagtGCGCATATGTTTGTACGCCTAAAATGTATCTATTAATACCGCTTCGCGTAAGattctgtgtgtgtatgtatgtatatacatttggtGGCTGGCTAGCAGCCTATGCATAGAATAAGTCTGTATGGCCATAAGTGGTACACAACTGATTAGTAACTGAGTCGCCACCGCCCCCACCACCCTCGAAGCGATTTTTATTGACCGCAAAAACTTGTGTTAAATGCACGTTAAATAGAACTGTGAATTGAAAGCCGCAATAGATTAGGGTGCTTGTGCTTTTAAGCCACGTTCAGCGCGCTGGGGCACGTAGCGCGtgccaacaaaagcaaacatatgTCGACGATAAATCATGGACAAACAGCTGCGAAAAATGCGCAACAACTCAAACCAGTTTCGCAAATTAGGCAATCGCCTGTTGCGCATTATTGGCCGAGCGGCGTACGCTGTCTGCTGCCGCCGCAAGGGTGTCCCAAGGGACACGACCTACCAAGGCCCAttgacttgttgttgttgttgttgtgcgttttATTTACGTTGCTTTGCGCCAAAAACGATTCAGTGAAGTTTCGGGTTCATTGTTGTGATTAAATGTTGTTAATACTCAACACACATATCATAGCATGCAAATAACAGTATATAATCAGGCACATATGCCAGAAGTATGTACGGGTTTGCATAGCTTTGTATATAAATCAACTTTGACAGCTTGACAATGCACAGTGTAATGAATTCTCTGAACTGAGTAATTCTTGCAACAAAAAAGGCTCGCAAAAATATCGAAGAGCATAGCCGTACCATgttatgtttatgtttatgtcaatgttaaattaaagaaggaaaaatgttaacttcatAGGTATCAAAGCTATAATAACATcatatacttaaatatgtaggtgcatttcttatatcaACAATACATACTACTaggatcaaattgaaaggtgaattttgtccatttatctccttcaaagtaatcccctcccgctgcaatacacttatgccaacgaatttttcagtcatcatagcacttggaaaaattctccgTCGTtgtggccatcagagcctttttcgattcatattttatatactcaattgagtcaaaacggatcatgtgaatttgctgaatagccagagtTATACGAAGGtagtaaatcaggcgaatgcgctGGTCGCGGCACAATATTAtgtagttgaaaatgtggcgaaatgatcacgaataaccaatgcagtatgagatggtgcattatcgcacttcttcgttcataaattcagacatagtaagaATAGAAGAATtaacttttagagcctcacaaaacgacgcgtagcTCAAATACTcgtgaatattttgacgtgaaatttagcatagatgtcactaacagtactaccaacttacagaaaacaAATTTACCAATTCGAAAAAACAAGCGAAGTATAAATTATCACATTAGTATCCTGTTTaggatataaaaattttccaagcTTAACTTTCAGCCTTGGAAAGTGACACGTAGGACAGGCCATTTTTATTTCTAGGTTGTGTATGTCCTTTGTCCATGTTCAATTGTTCATCCTTAATTCAATTGTGTACAACAGACGCGTGTATGAGGATAACTTTTATAGTGGTGTGACCTCCTTCTATTCTATTCGTATTTTCATTTGATATCAGCCTAATTATCAAATTTTGgcattaaaaattatcaaaatttgacattttttggcaaaatttcgaaatatgtatatgtatatatgtatatttaagtacatatgcTTAGCTATAACATTTAAGCAATTTAGTTCCACAGGTTTGCTATTAAATTAGCCGATGGCAGAAGTTTGTTATAATTGTGTAAAGAACAAAGGAAtgggaatatttttttacaaaatcataaataatCATCATTGgtaaaatgttttataataatttcggCAAACTTGTGTCAGGGTTCTATGGTAAGTCCACATTTGCTTCAGCATATTGATTTCACACTCgcattcatacaaacatatgtatgatcAGCTCACACACGCcagtaataaattaatttgttgccACCAGGGGGTTAAGAACAGCATCAGACACGGTATAAGCATATAACGGAGCTTAATCTAAAACACATGTTTGTGGGTGTCAGACGGGTGTCCTCACTGCGCCATGTAGCGCCAAGCAGGCAAAACCATCACCACCAAAAAGCGAAAAAGCGAGCGCCGCAgagcttaaatttaaaaatatttatttatgtcacAAAGAAATAGAGAGTGAACGCACTTGCGACGAAAATAGCCGCGGCGTctacaaacaaaacaaacaaaataaatcacCATTGACGCGAAAGCTAAGAAAatcttgttgaaaaaaaatcagagAAAATAGAAGaattaaagacaaaaaaaatgtataaacaaagacaaataaattatgtacAGATTAAATACATGGCGGCAAAAAGTGACAGTATAACAAATTGTTGATGACAACTTTCCTCATTTTATTGCAAATACATTTGTTCTTATTTGAATCCACTCAAGCATACCACATTTCGCTTTTAACGGCAGCCTGCAATGATTTGATAACAAAATGCAAAGCCTATAATTTGGCATTAGTGCGGCGGCTTACAGCAGCAGCGCGGCGTCGCCGCATGCGGCGAATTTGTCGGCAAAAAGTGATGTGCCGTAAGTGACGATTGTTGAATGTTCATGATGCCATGAAaaagtcactcatacgccgtgcAGACTGCTGTGGGCGCGCCGACCAGCCGCAACAATCCCGCCCACAGGTTGTTGCCTTATCGGCCGAGCCTTAGCACTAACACAAGCGCAACGAAATACATGCTTACTGGCTCTCAAGCGCAAAAGtatatgtatgctatatatAAGAGGCTGTACCCTTAGGCAGTCAAGTGTCGGCGGCAGCGGCTACATGAAGTAACGTTTGTAAACACTGCCTTAaggcttgtatatatgtatgtacatttatattattataaagtatatacgtTCATAATGTGccgctataaaaatataaaaggcaataaTGCAAGAgtggaaataataataaaatacgcTGTCGTCAACTACAAtgtttaaatatacacatacaacttttttacataggtacatatgtatgtatgtatgtgaatatagaCATTCCAGTAGATAGAATTTGTGCGGTTTCGCATTTTCACACCCATTATTTTCGTATTGGCTTCTACAAGTACTTACGGTTAAGTCTTTGCAGTAAATCAAATTTACGATGCGGCTTTGCAATATCCATCACCAGTCGTGCTGCGTATTTGTTTGTAAGCATATGCAACATGCTAAAGTGTTTAAGTCGACTTAAGTCATTGTAGACTATTTCAGCGATTCCGACACAGTTATtcgaaatttgacattttgCTTCAACTTAAACGGTACTTTTAAACTGTAAACCTCAAATATCGGTGCAAAAGTGTTCAAAGAAAAGCTTTCGTAGTTTTGCTTGATATCAAATAACTGTCGTAGTCGAAGTCGACTTAAGCTATTTTAACTAATAGCCACAGTTGTATCGTTATCAGTTATCGATACACTTTTTTATTGTAATCaaaattgttatatacatatgtacatatgcttgcACCTGGTGGGAGTGATCACTTTTTTAAATGTCTGCCAATCAGTCCCGTAAATTAATCCCTAAAGCATGCGTATACACGAGACAGAATCGATAAGATTTTTCTATCGGCAGTCAGCATGtagtcaaaaatatacatatatatagtgcatatgtcggtatatatttatatatgtaagtatgtatgtatttatataaaagtcGTGAGTAATAGACGgcatttgtatataaacatgttCCCGCCGTCAAAATAAACGCACGGACATACGTAAATATTCGCTAGAAGTGCGATAAAATATTGTACAGATTCTATATTCAAGActcaaaaatgtgtttttagaCATTACGTTATAAACTATGTAGTATATTAGAATAAACAATAAGTCTATCTAGCATTGGCAACAAACTTGCTGCATTAAGTCAAACGTAATTAAATGTTGGtatttttgtttccaaaatttttatggAATTACTCGTAGTACAAACAGTACACATCTTCTTGTTATTCAGAATGTTTATATAAGTACTACCGAAAACAAGACATATTCTTAACACACACAGTCGAAATTCACACAATTTacgattaattaaataaatattttgaaattttgcaaataaatgtaCATTTATTACAACAGTATATCCATTCATTTTCTGACAACACGTTTTCTCTTCGAATATATTGCTAATTCCTTAAATAATTCAGCTACACTCTTCATCAAGCTTATTATTCTTGGCGCAGGAATGTAGGCAACAGTTTGGAAAcaataagtataaaaaattgcCTATAATTAGGCGCCAATAAGCTAAAATCAATTCAAAGGACAATCTATATAATAGAGTTAATagattagttttaattaaaacgttTCTAAACATTTCGAGAAGTTTGCTACCAAAACAGCGTTgaagaaaacttttgaaaaagtttcCAAAACCCGATTCACACACTTATTAGTTGCAAATAGAAAcgatagataaaaaaaatgatttcgtTGATCACGTATGATATTCTTTACCAAAGTACAAGATGATGTGGATGGAAAGGTAAAAGTTCCTATTAAGAAAAAACAACTGTTTGGTAATAAAGAATTTGAGCAAGTACTTGGAAATGGAAAATAGGAAAGAGTAATTTAAagttaagtaaataaacttttaaaataattcattcTCCAGAATATTAAATTCATACACcagaatattttttcatttagatTGTGACAAAAAACGGAAAACTCTCCATAAGCACTTTGTGGGATGACCTTCAACTGCTGCAGCGAATTATgctttatctcttcgatcagTTTGGTTTTCAGAATTTCCAAACTAAGAAAACAACacagccaaatctggtgaatacagtggttgatcgatagtattccttgcgtttttggctttaaattcggtcacaatcgtactcttttaagaaaaaaattgagctTTATCGGGAGGAGTCGAGCAGCCTtcacctttttaatattttaatcagtTGAATAGGATAAAGGCCGTCCAGAATgaggcatgttttcaacgatATCTCTACCGTCTTAGTTGATGGATCGTGCTCATATTTGACATAGTAACCAAGGACAGTTCTATCAACTTagcaaattacattttttttttgaaatatcatttacccgtgaattttattagaatttccTCACAGAGTAAATTCCTCCTCTTCTATTTCGAAACATTAACAAGCTTTTGGTGCTCGCGTACTATTGCTGATATTCTTTTTAGTTTGCTGATTTTACAAcccaaatttatttactttatgcATAATTCAAGGTTGATCtctaaaataaaatagcaaataattcCAAATTCATACACAACACTTAATAAACAACTCACCAAAGGAACTAATgcacaacaaatataaatgtgTCTAAATATAAAACACTTATAAATACGTGGACTTAGATGAAACCACACTTTAAGCACTTGAACGTCAGCACAAAAACTCAAGCAGAATTGAATAATCGAAAACTGGCTTTGTTCTGAGTTTGTCTCAACAATACATTAAACACTTGCTACATATAATTCAAGTTAGTGTTGAAAGTGATGTGATGGTGTAGAAGATAGCTGCACGTATGTATCTATAAGTTTGTAGTTTAAATatggggtagtcgaaaaagtctgtTCGTATTGTGTCAATAGATGTCGGTGCAGTCGTATAATCACATTGCCAttccatatagtgttggaaaagtgagactttaagcttcatttaaccaaaaaagaattaaattcgaggaagttgaaaaaaagttacagctgttcaaaaatgagtgaaaataatgaagatattcgctgaatttagaaatttttaattaaaaatgggaAGAATGCCAAGCACGccagcaataaaatttgtgaagtttacgaagactGTGCTGTATTAGTTcctgtagcacaacaatggttcgcttgcttccgttctggaaatttcgatgtgaaagatgcacctcgctctggtgacctatcgttgaaaaagtcgattgactaggaccgtcacataagcagccatgacatcgctaaagagcttaacattcatcatcaaatgcttctgaaccatttaaaaagtcTGACTACAAAAAAAGAtggatgtttgggtaccacatgaattatctgtgaaaaattcaatgaacgctattaacatctgcgattctttgctgaaacgaaatgaaatcgaaccatttctgaagcgaatggtaacaggagacaaaAAGTAGACcaaataatgtgtgaaaaaagtcatggtccaagcgtgatgaagctccacaaatggtcgcaaagccaggattgacggcTCGAAAGCTTATGccgagtgtttggtgggattggaaaggaatcatctactatgagctgctccagcctagtCGAACGAAAAAAAACGgctagaactgatcaacagaaaaggcttcgtcttccatcaggacaacgccagaccacacacatatttgatgcctcagcaaaaactgggagagcttggctagGAAGTtgtgatgcatccaccatatagtccTGACCTGGCACCTTCAGACCATcatttgttttggtcaatgcagaactcccttaatggactaaagttggcttcaagagaagcctgtgaaaattatgtGTCGCAGTTCTtcaccgagaaaccagaaaagttttacactgatgaaataatgtctctagcggaaaattggcaaaaagtgatcgaccaaaatggtacatttttggttcaataaagttaattataaatat
The DNA window shown above is from Bactrocera tryoni isolate S06 chromosome 4, CSIRO_BtryS06_freeze2, whole genome shotgun sequence and carries:
- the LOC120775943 gene encoding regulatory-associated protein of mTOR-like isoform X1: MDSVRNYGRLSTSMVSSRKTSMSDNPQMLPILQQLTNGSFGIIVPDKHCPLCFQAKRHQERIEGIKCKAVAWRIRERMKTASVVLVLCLNIGVDPPDVVKIQPCARLECWVDPSSVSAPKAMELIGNNLQMQYERWQPRARYKKCHDPTSEDVKKLCTSLRRNAKGERILFHYNGHGVPKPTANGEIWVFNKTFTQYIPLSIFELQSWMGAPSIYVYDCSNAGIIINSFQQFAEQHERDLERSSQRIGSGQASSLLTPFVSYKNCIHLAACSVNEILPMNANLPADLFTSCLTTPINIALKWYTMQEKFELVPLIQSEQVDKIPGKVNDRRTMMGELNWIFTAITDTIAWNTLPRELFQRLFRQDLLVASLFRNFLLAERILRSHDCTPVSHPALPPCFRHHMWSAWDLVVDYALQQLPEILEKGAPYRQLPFFEQQLTAFQVWLDRESESRSPPEQLPIVLQVLLSQVHRLRALELLARFLDLGPWAVNLALGVGIFPYVLKLLQSSAKELRPVLVFIWAKILAVDPNCQVDLVKEHKYFLSVLQDTSVSKEHRTLSAFVLACIVNDFLLGKTSALQGSLVSICLEQLNDESWLLRQWLAICLGMLWQNFEKARWSGVRDLAHEKLYPLLKDPIPEVRAAAVFALGTFISSVTDREEHANNIDRIIAITLLDTVGEDMSPLVRLELAAALQWMVLLFESQFVTVYMQEQMSSSNPALALTTSVSGSERSASISHGMTNTPSPSIVHHSTHSLERHVSMRRGASSSSISNMVSSAIPFQSIFLRLWQGIYNLGHDPFPEVAETAQKIIAYVRDKSVDLITAKEATSDKCNSSVSLPPSPSTRGNFLSGESPPVCGGGTQVGHPNISNWANKFRNSKLLPANVINSGERKMRTTSMGDETDSCAQLNGSRSTGMLGVGNAVGGVAGLSINAVGGSGSGEGSRSAHSSTSENNYEPKFVLKPILQTEFISWANSYFMRPGKNRYASAEGTEGQQVFPADTNSPELRSRHFRFHRNELIRRQAKEQHIRGSRIDTQICMLKTQHTPAIVKLLPYEPQLAVAYKEKVLVYDWARNSVRSYIPQAGSSAATRNHVGESGGASSSPSAHLQHHQQQYLQQQQQSLTSRVSAIEFLNAQDIGLILVGHEDGVVRVWQPGTDDHPESQLITAFEGIPAMNAAYTSSYGSGGSGSGSGSGSSSLKHRRDMMRTGIVTAWQQCRQHLVVGGGISRYLRIWDVERELKYCDIPIGSETSVQVLAPFSYNLNSSIVVAGCADGSVRLFDKRQSPQESRICVFREHTGAILSACMKENQPMLVTGCSQGRMRVFDLRQAAAVQSWEANVDVAVIASHPSADLLACGSAQGIALHQENGRALNTLRGNEGFMGTKIGYPTCLSFHSHKAALAVGCVDNTVVVYEPAAVL